TGCGCAAAGCGTTGTGTTGATTTTGTATGTCTTACAATTTTTTAAGGTCAAAGCATCAGATCCAAATGCCTACTACAGTTGTGATGAAAATTTTCCTCTGGTTGAGAAGGCTGTTCGAAGCAACCAGGGAGTTGGGCATTCTGAAGATCAATCACGTAAAAGCAATGACTTGAGGGACTTGCCTAGTGAACTGCTCCCACATTTTGAAGGTATGTATTAATGCTTTCTTACTTTGAATTGGTTCTTTTCTCTACCATATCTCAGCTCAAGCCTCAAGGATTTAAATAATGGAATCAGAAACGGAGCACTGAAAGGGAAAAGGAATGAATCAGGCTGAAATGGAACAAATTAAACAGAATGAATTGTCCTCTGattttgcaaattttttttaaccCATTAGCAAAATGACTAAAATGAAAGGTAAATCAGTAATTCAACCAAGATATTAAGTCAATAGACATCTATAACCGCAATATAGAGAGCTCTTAGAAACTCCCTTGTGTGCTTTGAGAATCTTTTCATTAGTCCCAAACCACATGACAAGGCTCCCACAAATCAAGTATTATCCTTTGAATGTGGTTGTTCCCTGCCCAAAAGACAAATATTTTTGCAGAACAATATCCCTGCAAAGACTCTTCAGCTTCGGTGGTATGATACAGTGAACATCCTGTATCATTCTGACATGCCTGTATTGCCTGTTTCAAATGCGTTTTAACATAAATTGCAGATCACTATAGGTGAATTGGTAAATAATGGATTGTTACCTTGAAACTCTGATATACAACAagtgatttattatttaaatcatgTGTCTGATCCAAAATTTGTGGTGAACTTGgtaaatatttgtattttaagAAATTTGCTATCAGGCATAACTTTCTTCTGTGGATTCTAACCCATATATTTGGAGTATAATTTGGTGTTGTTAGCTTTGATACTTGAATTGTAACTCATGTCTTGTTTCAGGAGGTCTCATCAGCCATTGGATGGACATTGTTAAGGAAAAGATTGGGAAAAGGAATAATCTATGTGTGGCTAGAACACTGATGTCATTTGTGGTCAAACTAGTAGCATTTTTCCGCAGTTTGCCACTTGATCTTTGGAGGCGGCAAAACAATATTCATCCATCTAATCTTGTGGAACATAATGCTGATAGTCATTCAACAGCTGTTGAAACTGTGAGTGAAAACTGTGTCCGTCCATGTATGGAGCGTCTGCAGAGCCTGGAAAAGGTAGTTGAAGAACTTAGCAACAAACCTGCTGCGATCCCATTGGAAAAAGAGCAAATGCTTATGGAATCGCTGGAGAGGATCAAGTCTGTGGAGTTGGACCTTGAGAAAACAAAGAGGGTATGCCTTACTCTATTTAGTTTAGATATCTGGAAAGTGGTTATCAATGGTGATTTTATTTACAATTATGCCGTTTCCACAGGAACTACATTCTGCGGTCACAAAGCAACTTGAGATTTCAAAATCACTAGATGATTTACGGCAGTCTAGATGTCGTGTAAGTATAtgatattttgataatatttgcATTAAAGTTTAACTCTAAATGGgattattcattttaatttcatattatAATATCATCTACCAACACGATGAATTTGACCTCATGACTTGCAAATCTGTAGTATGATTACCCTCCATTTCAGTTATGTCTAACCACCTCGTTGATAAGCCTGGTAGCCTTGTTTGTTGAGTTACACCGCAATGCATGAAAGCTAAGGGTTGAGCAGGCTATCAGATTTCGTTTTTGGAATTTATCATTCTAATTACATTTGATTTACTGTTCTCACCGAATTGCTTTCCTGGGCAAAAGTGACATTGATGGGGTCTTCTTGCAGCAAAAAAGAATATTCTGTTAAGGACTTGAAGTTTAACAGTGGGAGTAGCTAGGAATTGGCAAAATTGGGAATAAAGAGGAGATTGATTTGCACAGATAGACACCAAGAGGGGCATCAATGGCAACTACAACATAATTCCAAAATCACAGGGGTGGACGCCTGTATTTTTAGAGTAGAATGAGGCGTAAAACCACCCCCTCCCTTCTTCCTCCCTTTTTATGTTAGTCCATTTTCCTTTAGGCTTTCAGTCTCCCTATATAAATAGGTGCTTACAGAAGTTACAGTGCAGCTGAGCACTTGGTTGTAGAGAACAGAAGTTTTGGAGTAAATGAAATGCGTTATAACCAAATGCTTACTTTATTTCTTCCTCTCCTCCTTGGCCTCTCTTTCCACGGTAAAGATGGATTTTCATCCGGGTAGATGATGAAATGGAAAATTCGTTTTTATGATTTCGAGTCCAGACCCATGCGTGTGGTTGTTTGAAATCCGTTTCTAATTTATgtgttatcattttttttaaagaataaattaattattttatactaaTTCTTTTGATgtcttgaaaaatatttttcataaaacaaaataaagtcTGATTATAAAATTCCGTATTGGGTATAACCAAATCACCAGACGGCCTTCATTTTTTCTTCGATGTGTGGTAGAAGTATTCTTCGACAAATGAGGATATTTCTAATCTTATCCAGTTAGATATTACTTGTTGGGAAAGAGAATTCCACATCCAAAATAATCAAATTGGCTAGTACACTTTGCAACTCAATTTAGTAATGTCTGGAAACTTTGTCAAAACTCTTGCAAAgagtgaaggatttgaagacgAGTGCAAAACGTTTAGCTCTTCACCCTAACAACTAACAGCCCAATCAATCCGCCGAATCACGTAGCCCTTTACCATCACCCAACTTCAACAATACCATCACCGAACTTCAACAACCAGTTTAAGTAAGAACCCGCATTTGACTTTCCTTACTTGATTGTCCTAGAACTAGGCCTAACTTTGGACTGCTCTAATTAAGAACCAACTGCAAGTTCAAATTGGTCGCTACTTCAAATACTCGGCCTAACTCTGGACTCAATATGATCCTCCTCTACTTAAAGGTCTTATTCAGCAATACTAACGATTTTAGTGATCGTTAACTATTTTAAACAAGTTGGGTAGAATTGGTCAGATTttgcaaaaataaaattattctagTGAAGcttttttattagaattatttaatagtttctaaaaactttttttttagtaattttaataatttttatgtttataaattaattttatcaagCAAACTTATCAAtcatgtttaaaattttaattatttataaaattaaaataacttaatCAGCACTAAGTAGTTAAGCCAAATGCTATCAAAGTTGAATTTTTGAGGAATCATATGATTTTTAAGGTTTTCATGCATTTACATGAGATCAAAAgtcaaataatattaataataatattattattatgaaaatggaaaatatttcataaatacaaattattgtTTATAAACAAATGGAGTCGGAGAATGAGTTTAGAATTTGTTGGATTTCAAGAGAAGGCCAGCAATATACAAGGCTAGCAATGCTGCTCAGTCTGCTAAGGAATCAGAGCAAGAGATTCaacatctttatttatttttcctttttaggatCAATAATATGAACATTTTAgaagtaaaatatttatttatgttatgGGTGTAGGCTGGTGGGCAGATGATGGCTCAGGCTCAAGGAGTAGCTGATGCAGTGAAAGATGCCACAGGGATGAACCAACGAAGCTCAATAGTTTCATTGTATTTGAGAAAGAAGAAGCATATGCGATCTACAAGTTAACGTAGCTTTTGGTTCTTGGGATTTCCAATAATATACATTTTAAGAGAGGTTAGCTGATTACTATCTTCACAAATCCAATTCTATTTTGGAATATCAAAGTATTGCGCTTTATCTGGGGCAACAATGACGATCATGGGAAGACTATTGGTCTTTTGGAGCAAGATCACTCGTCCTAACAAGCTGGGTGGTCTTAGATTCCGTGATTCTAGCATAATGAACAAAACCTTTATATTAAAGGTTGCCTGAGGCTTGGTGAATCACACCTAAGATCTTTGGATCAAGGTACCAAGAGCCAAGTATATCACTAATAAAGAGGTAATATTATCCATCTGGAAGCGAAGGAATAACTTTGTTTTTAAAGGGAATCTTGGAGATGTGGAAGAGCTGCTTCATCACGCCAGATTATGTATGCCCGACTCCAACACGAACTGCTTTCACCCTTTAAGCAGAAGTTGGATGAAACCAGTCTTTGGGATAATAAACGGACCATGGAGAAAATGAGATAGAATGGCTTTTGGAGGGATAATTAGAAACTCTGAAGGGCAACGGATTCAGGACATTCAAATTCTACTGAAGGTCCCCATGAGACTGCCAACTGTGGCAAGGTCAGTCTGATCAACAGTGATGACATCCAAGTGTTCGATGCAACGTCTCAATCAAAATGTCAGTGTTCTTAGCACCTATATTTATTCATGGCCAACTCTTTTAAAATCAAGTTAGGAGATTTACTTACCATTTTGTTGGTATTATCCTTACTTTTCCCAACATACTTTATCATCCTCTGCCTTTCTAACAATGGCATAGAAAAGCACTATTTTGAAGTTTATGACTAAAACatgtcaaatttaattttataacaattttttaatactctaactaatatatttaaaaaatttacaattccAACAGTAATACCGAACAAATCTGCATGCAAACAATACCCAAAACCATAAAAGCCAAATTGACACAGGGACATAACACATGTAGAAAATAGTTGAAGAAATGAAACTGGAGGAGTCGttgtatttaaattttgaagtaCATATAGCTCTAAGTGTTGAATCATTAATCACTCAATACAACCAAGCACTAAAACCTACCACTTGGGCAGCAAATCACAAACcaatatacaaattaaattttcacaATGCCTGACGGATGAATTTAACTCTAGCACAAATACAATGAAATAACAAAGAAGGTAATAATGGTTAAgaatataattcaattattggagaataaatatataatcaaCATTTCAAGCCTTCAAAACAAGTGAACTAACAACACTAGGAAGCTAGATGTGAGCATCAGCAGCAGGGATGGATAGCGAATAATCTGACTCCCACTATCATTAGCCAACTGTGAAGGCGCCAGTGCAGGGCATGCGAGCCCCAGTTTCCCTTCTCGGCATTCACTAGCGAAAAGGCCAGGTGGGTATTTTCCGTTTAGGTTAATGTAGCTGAACATGGTTGACGCACAATCATTGGTCAAATCATTCAAATAATCAGCATAAGGACAAGCAAAGTCCTTGAATGCTTTACAACATGGATCACGAGGATACTTAGGTCCTTTACATTGGCTCGTGAGGACTGTATAGTTCAGAAACTCGAAGTTTAATGGGCAGGCTGCAGAGAaggtaacataacattagaTTATCAGAATGTGATTCTATAATATAATGCTAAAGCATAATTAATTGTGGAACAGAATTGCTAGGGGTATTTGGCAGTGGTTTCTATGATATCTTtgatttttttgaatattttgaacacaaaaaaaaaatggattaCAGCACCCATCTTTTTATCGAAAACGgacaaatcaataaaaaaatgtaCATATGCAGATCAAAGATCATCAAAGATAAACACAACCATCACTTGCATATGTAGATAACCGAGCAATCATTGTGACAGGTTACAAAGCCAAGACCAGACTACGGGCCTGAATGGAAAGGAAGTATAATCAACATGTCCAAGagcatatataaaataatttcattaacATTGTATCATCAATGTAGATGTATGCATGAAACTAGGAATTAATCAATTCAGAAAATTTAATAATCACTAAAACAAGAAGATTGGGAAAACATTGGAAATTATCGTCACAAAGGCTATAGCAAAGAATTTGTTATCAGCTAAAATGCCAAATTTAGCCCTGAACCATACTGCAGGGGCCAAAAatgttaaatttcatttttttagccCAAATTTGCCTTTAAACTATCATAATAAGTAGAAATAATGCCATCACTTATAAGGATTTACAGAGAATAAGCCAAATAGACTGTAAAGAGTGTAGCTCATTCTCTTTAAATCCTTACAAGTGATGGATGATAGTTAAGGGACAAATttggaccaaaaaaaaaaaatttggcaTTTGACACTTGCTGTACAGTTCAGGGGCAATTTAGGCCCTTTTGCCATTTGTCATCCTTTGAATTAGATTTCCTCAGTTGAACATTTTGAATTCATCCATTTTTTACACTACAAATctccaaaattaaaatttcaatctaCCACATAATTTTGAACCATGAACGTAATGCACTACTCTCTAAAAGCCTACAAGTCTCACAAATCGTTTAGGTTATCTTTGGGAGAGGGAGGAAAAtgtataatagagtgaaaatgaaaggaaatggaaggaagaaagaaaaagggACCCACATTACAAAGGAAAAGAAATGTAAGCATTTCATGTTCTATTTTCTTCATATGTCATTTCCCctcattttcctcttcttcCAAAAAAAGCCTTTGGACAAGGTGAGGGAATTTAATAGAGGGATAAAGGAAGGTACAGAGGAGGAAGGGTAAGGAAGGttgcaataataataataataaattacatgTTTCGAAAGGGATAAATTAATAGGAAGATAAGAGAgggtaataaatattaaaatttaaataattgtcCTATTTCCTTCTCCTCAAACTCCAATTTGATGTGTAAGAAAAATTGGCATTTGAGGTGTAAAGCAAGGTAAAGCTTACTATTTCTTGTCTTTGTTTACACCTCCTTCACCTCTTTCCAGATAGGGGGTACATATATTACTTACCTCTCATTACCTTTATTTACCCTCTTTCCCCTCCAACCAAACATAGTCTAAATAGAAGCCAATATTTGCTTCGTCCTACATTATATTTTGACTTCATTAACACAGGATACATATCGACCTAAGTGTACTtgatgggaaaaaaaaaaacaattgccAAAGCATGGAGATTAAGGACTTTAGAGAAGTCCAAATTGTACTTCCAAATATCAACATGCAAATGGCTTTATTTGATGAATAATGAACTGTTTCTATAAAGTCTTGTGAATTCACAATGTAACTTTAGAATGACATGCACATGCAAATGCAAATTCTGGTTTTCAAGTCATACAGTCATACTAGTGGAAAATTCATCCTAACATATATAGGACAGGTTGTGGAACCGGCTCAGCAATGCTTCGATGGTGAACAATTCTCAAACAACTGGTAGGGTTTTAGAACTTTTGATTTAATGAGAAAGGGGAATTTAGTATTAGGAAATTGAACTACAGTTTGttagagataaataaatagaaattagaGATTGTTGGGGCTGTGAACATTATCTGACCTAATTTAGCAGCAGAGGAAAAGGTGGCAGAAGCCTGAAGAATGGAAGGACAGAAGTACTAGAATGAAAGGGGCAGGgggaggagagagagagagagagagagcagagCAGTAGTAGTAGGAATCAAACATTTGAAATCAAATGtttaacacatcaaaacataagaAAATAACTAAGTTACATAGATTTTGTTgagatttaatattttatcatacCAAACCAATACAAAATATGATAGGAAGCAAACAATTTTCTAAATATTCCTAATGCTAAGTTCCTAAATAATAGTAAAACCAATACTTCCTACATAAAAACTTAGAAAAAAGATTGGATTGCAGACAGAGTAAACCCAAAACTTGCTAAATTTAATTGTCTTGACTGCATCAATAACTTATGCAAGCACGTTACCAAATTTCAAACACTATGGTGCAATATATAAATGCACAAGAGAAACAATGAACCCACAACCTCATATAGCTGACTTGATGAGCAATGTTCAAATGAAATATCACTTGACAACAAATTATA
The Manihot esculenta cultivar AM560-2 chromosome 1, M.esculenta_v8, whole genome shotgun sequence genome window above contains:
- the LOC110621813 gene encoding GPI-anchored protein LLG1, with protein sequence MALNRFSLFLFFLLLIVAFAPPSASSSISDSVFQSHDSTGRNLLQAKKACPLNFEFLNYTVLTSQCKGPKYPRDPCCKAFKDFACPYADYLNDLTNDCASTMFSYINLNGKYPPGLFASECREGKLGLACPALAPSQLANDSGSQIIRYPSLLLMLTSSFLVLLVHLF